In Oreochromis niloticus isolate F11D_XX linkage group LG18, O_niloticus_UMD_NMBU, whole genome shotgun sequence, one genomic interval encodes:
- the dsg2l gene encoding desmoglein-2-like protein: MGSLLNSSIFILLAFFQALVSVGAEGNGRLLHRQKRNWIAPPRKLIENHDYTGLNCVARIRSDKEEYAKMLYYITGPGADQDPVGRFRINHNTGCLRVYSILDREEIAFYRLRGVARYTNGTQAEKYIDLNITVEDENDNAPVIKLQQVGYVNESSRSGVVIMKIIATDADDERTENAQLSYSIVEQANTAGLFWMNSRTGELMVQSTSLDREKQDTYKLMIKVCDLNGRPGGLTSTGEVEIQILDINDNIPTLEKETYEGHIEENTVGVEVMRIKAIDMDLIHTDNWLAVFQIVSGNEGGYFDITTDAKTNEGIIMVRKALDYEELKVMNLRVMVSNKAAYNFGSSQSATGATGIKTYPVTINVVNQKEGPRFQPSVKVVTVSEELTSTSLSKVITNYAAIDTDTQKIATNVRYAKLRDIDNWLIIDEKTADIRLSKLPDRESVHLINGTYYAEIICISNDLPSKTATGTIAIQVEDFNDHCPRLTSKTQTMCFQDSVIYVTAVDEDRFPNSSPFEFTVVEEGTSGKWRVEHFNETTVILREENYLWPGVHKVTLKITDQQGKSCADAQIIDLTVCTCNKNTKSCVSHSTSTATFGAAGILLMLLGLLLLLLVPLLLLFCLCGSTAAIGDFKSIPYDTKQQLISYHTEGQGEDNEVPLMHVPVEVDGGAATKNINMFEGQGYLGGLAELGGAAGGRGPYKGSAIYTSNMTADNVNLYNQYKYSSGQNMDFLNTGTMPRQDMNFSQYRGGAWDGIALSEEFLWDYYVRKSDHAAQQPQVKDNMLIYNYEGQESLAGSVGCCSLLENDDDLAFLNDLGPKFKTLAEICQGSTMVTESVDVAVSSTPVRPVSPLRPSTSTHTHVRSHTETIRDRDRVNINTLNTSNVSSGSSTIIQEERITGRAQSSATLPNVHVQDNIVIPSQTLLIQQPAMYYAATPMYVVESKPQVMLVAGGTQQAVGSVGQAGLSHGLVQVSGLQRSQGVVLVDRQGGVGEATGQAAQGLSQGTMSRSRQLLVVENGSSGGEQGVHLAQGFVQTGQRSAEQGFQVRSVPVKAQGFSVGSHSSLGSNEEAKLTVTPKSHGTKRVVVQQKKVLVTEKNLESTSRA, translated from the exons ATGGGATCACTACTGAACAGCAGCATTTTTATTCTCCTGGCGTTCTTTCAAGCT CTTGTTTCGGTGGGAGCAGAAGGAAATGGACGACTCCTGCACAGGCAGAAGAGAAACTGGATCGCACCACCCCGAAAGCTAATTGAGAACCATGATTACACCGGCCTTAATTGCGTTGCTAga ATTCGCTCTGATAAGGAGGAGTATGCAAAGATGCTCTACTATATAACAGGGCCTGGTGCTGACCAGGACCCTGTTGGTAGATTTCGTATTAACCATAACACTGGCTGTTTGAGAGTCTATTCCATTCTGGATCGAGAGGAGATTGCCTTCTATCGT TTAAGAGGTGTGGCAAGATACACCAATGGGACCCAGGCTGAAAAATACATTGACCTTAATATCACTGTCGAGGATGAGAATGACAACGCGCCAGTCATTAAACTACAGCAAGTTGGATATGTCAATGAATCTAGTCGATCAG GTGTTGTTATCATGAAAATAATAGCTACTGATGCTGATGATGAGAGAACAGAGAACGCCCAGCTCTCATATAGCATTGTTGAGCAGGCTAACACAGCTGGGTTGTTCTGGATGAACTCTCGAACTGGAGAGCTCATGGTTCAAAGTACCTCACTGGATCGGGAG aaacAAGATACATATAAGTTAATGATTAAAGTCTGTGATTTAAATGGACGCCCAGGAGGACTAACGTCAACTGGAGAAGTCGAGATCCAAATTCTAGACATAAATGACAACATTCCAACGCTGGAAAAAGAAACA TATGAAGGGCATATTGAAGAGAACACTGTCGGTGTGGAAGTTATGAGGATAAAAGCCATTGATATGGACCTAATTCACACAGACAACTGGCTGGCTGTTTTCCAAATCGTTTCAGGGAATGAGGGAGGTTATTTCGATATCACTACGGATGCAAAAACCAATGAGGGAATTATCATGGTCCGGAAG GCTCTTGACTATGAGGAACTAAAGGTGATGAACTTGCGTGTCATGGTTTCCAACAAAGCAGCGTATAATTTTGGCAGTAGTCAGTCTGCGACAGGGGCAACAGGTATCAAAACCTACCCAGTCACAATTAATGTGGTCAATCAGAAGGAGGGACCTCGTTTCCAACCAAGCGTAAAAGTGGTGACTGTCTCAGAGGAGCTCACATCCACCTCCCTCAGCAAAGTCATAACTAATTACGCTGCTATtgacactgacacacaaaagaTTGCCACCAACGTGAG GTATGCCAAACTCCGTGACATTGACAACTGGTTGATTATCGATGAAAAGACAGCAGATATCAGGCTGAGTAAACTCCCGGACCGAGAGTCCGTGCACTTGATCAATGGAACATATTACGCAGAAATTATATGCATCAGCAATG ATCTGCCCTCAAAAACTGCTACGGGGACCATAGCTATTCAGGTGGAGGACTTCAATGATCACTGCCCAAGACTGACCTCTAAAACTCAGACCATGTGCTTTCAGGATAGTGTGATCTATGTCACTGCTGTAGATGAAGACCGCTTCCCCAATTCATCACCATTTGAATTTACTGTGGTTGAAGAGGGCACCTCAGGGAAGTGGAGAGTGGAGCATTTTAATG AAACTACAGTCATTCTGCGAGAAGAAAACTATTTGTGGCCTGGGGTCCACAAAGTCACACTGAAGATCACAGACCAGCAGGGAAAGTCATGTGCTGATGCTCAGATAATAGATTTGACTGTATGTACCTGCAATAAAAACACCAAATCCTGTGTGTCACACTCTACGTCGACTGCAACTTTTGGAGCTGCGGGTATTCTGCTGATGTTGCtgggactgctgctgctgcttt TGGTGCCTCTCCTGTTGCTCTTCTGCCTGTGTGGGAGTACAGCGGCTATCGGCGATTTCAAGTCTATTCCATACGACACAAAGCAACAGCTGATCTCATATCACACCGAGGGACAGGGAGAAGACAAT GAGGTTCCTCTTATGCATGTCCCAGTGGAGGTTGATGGTGGTGCAGCGACTAAGAATATCAACATGTTTGAGGGACAGGGATACCTTGGAGGGCTGGCTGAGTTAGGAGGAGCAGCAGGTGGAAGAGGGCCCTATAAAGGCAGTGCTATATACACATCCAATATGACAGCTGACAACGTGAACCTGTACAACCAGTACAAATACTCCAGTGGACAGAATATGGACTTCCTGAATACAGGAACGATGCCCAGACAAGATATGAATTTCTCTCAATACAGAGGTGGGGCATGGGATGGCATTGCTCTATCTGAGGAATTTCTATGGGACTACTATGTAAGA AAATCCGATCATGCTGCACAGCAACCTCAGGTGAAGGACAATATGCTGATCTACAACTATGAGGGTCAAGAGTCGCTGGCAGGTTCTGTAGGCTGCTGCAGCCTTCTTGAAAATGATGATGATCTTGCATTCCTTAATGACCTCGGGCCTAAATTCAAAACCCTAGCTGAGATTTGCCAGGGATCAACCATGGTCACTGAATCTGTAGATGTGGCAGTTTCTTCCACTCCAGTCAGACCCGTCTCTCCTTTGAGGCCTTCCACCTCAACACACACCCATGTCCGTAGTCACACAGAAACCATCAGGGACAGGGATCGCGTTAATATTAACACCCTAAATACCTCCAATGTATCATCCGGATCTTCTACCATTATCCAAGAGGAACGTATTACTGGGAGAGCACAGAGTTCAGCAACTCTTCCCAATGTACACGTCCAGGACAACATAGTGATTCCCAGTCAGACACTGCTCATACAGCAACCTGCTATGTACTATGCTGCTACGCCCATGTATGTAGTCGAGTCCAAGCCCCAAGTAATGCTTGTGGCAGGAGGCACGCAGCAGGCAGTGGGTTCAGTAGGCCAAGCTGGGCTAAGTCATGGGCTGGTGCAAGTCAGTGGCCTCCAAAGATCCCAGGGTGTGGTACTTGTCGATAGACAGGGGGGAGTAGGTGAAGCAACAGGCCAGGCAGCACAAGGACTTTCACAAGGAACCATGTCAAGGTCTAGACAACTATTAGTGGTGGAGAATGGATCCTCAGGAGGAGAGCAAGGTGTGCATTTAGCGCAAGGCTTTGTGCAGACTGGACAAAGGTCTGCAGAGCAGGGCTTTCAAGTCCGAAGTGTGCCAGTGAAAGCTCAGGGTTTTTCAGTGGGTTCGCACAGTTCTCTAGGGTCAAACGAGGAAGCTAAGCTGACAGTCACACCTAAGTCACATGGGACCAAGAGAGTGGTTGTGCAACAGAAAAAGGTCttggtgacagaaaaaaattTGGAGTCTACTTCAAGAGCTTAG